A stretch of DNA from Cryptomeria japonica chromosome 4, Sugi_1.0, whole genome shotgun sequence:
tagctcaacctcaatgttatagttattctaaagcaatgccaaaccccctgatgcaccacaagctggagaggagaggaattcccactttctccaagaagaaaaaaccaaatcagcagactccttcgacaattttgtctcttgcaacatgaaaatatcatgTTTAACTAAGTCCATCTGGAACTTAATTAAGTGCCTCTTGTTAAGGGCATTTAAGCTTACACATGCTGAACTGGTCATTGTCTAATGATTTGTTTGTTTAATCAAGCCTAGCTTTACCAGGTCAAATGAAGTTTCCCTTATGGAGGCTTTAATTGCAGGCACTGAATTACCATGATTACCATTGGAAATGCAGAAATATATGTTTTCAATTGCTATACAGAATAAAGAAATGAATCCAGACAAACAGTATTAACAAGTATCCATTGAAATGGCTTAATACAAAAGAATACACTATAACACCAAGTCTCCTTTTACCACACTTTAACTGTTTTACACACAATAAGGATGTGGGTAATTTGTACATTCCTATCCTGTTCAAACTGCATAACTAAATCAATGATCATTTTCATGGaatgagttttcatgatctttaatCCATTGATGCCTTGGAAATTCAATAACATTTTGAATGACATTCTGATAATGGATAACGAAATATGATCCACGAAATATGATCCGAAATGTCGATATATAAAATTCACCCAATCTAAATCAAAAGCAACAACAATTTCGTCTCGAAAATCTGCTAGCTAACATTAATTTTGAATGACTACTGGCTGTCAAGGGCTGAGAAATTGAAGGCTACAAGTACCAAGACTTCATATCCATTGGAATTGGATGCACAAAACCATCTGATGAAGTCAAATCAAGGCCATGCATTACCCCTTCCCATTGCATTTTGATATTCAGAGATTGCAGCTTGTGGCTTAAATCCATGGCATGTGACCGAAGAAGAGAATTCTCCTCTTGCAGCTGCATGTAATTGTGTGAAACAATGTTCAATTTTGTGAATAACATATTGTTTTCTGCTCTGAAATAATCTGCATCTGTATTCAGTTCATCTAAATGCTGCTGCTTTCTCAATCTGGGTTTCCTTGCAGATTCTCTGTTGGCAATCATTCTTTTGTGCTTCCTCTTGTCAATGATTTGATTTGGGTCTTTCTCAGAACCTGAGCTTTGTTGTGTGATCACTCGCCCACTGGAAGATGTTTTCGGATTTGTGCTAGCACTCACGCCCTTCGTTGAATTGGGCACAATCAAGTTTGATGGAAGAACCATGGTGGTACAGAAATTAGCAGTAAATTTAAAATTTAACCAAAGGTAGTATATGGAATTGGGATTCATATATCAACAAAACATTGGAGTATTGTAGGATCCTACAAATCGCTGTCCACCCCGAGAACAAATAATGGAAATGGTCATGAAAGCCTTCAGATTAGATTAAGCAATTTGGATGTCAATTAgaattttttatattgaataaagttGACATAAAGAATAGCAGTCTAAAAAAGAGATGCAAATAAGAAGAACACAAAAAAACAATCAGTCTAAAGGTCCATTACAATAAACATTAGAgccaaataaatgttatcaaaagCACAGTCCAAACAAAGTTGAATCAACCATACAACCTCAAAGACATTGATTTCAAAATTATATTTAGCTGTCATGGTAGAAGGAGCTAATGCAGTCTGAAATTAAATAGACTTTGAAGCTGTCTTGCACAACAGATATCTCTCTCATGTGGTTTCCTCCAACCATTTGTGATATATGCCATCTTCTTTCAGCTGGAAACATAGAGAAACAAAATGTAGTATAAAGTTGGATTAAAACTTAAGAATTTCagttcctgaaaaaaaaaaaatgattaaaaaatatggCTGAACATCTAGTTTTCCAAATGTTAAGTAAGATAGTGTGTCTCAGCAATAACACTATTATGAAGTCCATTACCCAACAAAGCTTTTTTCCAACTCAACAAATGATCTAATATTGTAGGTAATTGTGTATTTACGACCTTCCATTTTTTTTTGACAAAGAAAAGTCCCAAAAGATATGCTACAAGTTTTCAGTGTGCTGAGAGAAACGCACTTGGCTGGTGTAATCTTCAAACTTTTTAGTCCATCCCCAACTAGAAGCTTAAAATGAAGGATCTTTCATGCTAAGATTTGAGCACTAGCCTCTTCTTTAGACCTCCAAATTTGAACACTTAAGTTCATTCATTTTTTCCCCAAAAATTGTAATCCCATTTCTTGTTtttgttatttgaaaaaaagtagtatttaattaagtaaaattacCAATAATAAGGGTGTCTTTTGGTAAAGGGATTTCAAGGACTTTTTATGGACTAGAAATTCAATGAATTGATTTTTTTGTTATAAggaaaaattcaaatttcttttaacCAAGGTTGCGGAcggaggtacttggagactccaGAGATTGGTACCAGTATTGGTACGATGGAGATGCCAAAGACGGGGGTACCTTGAGAcgccaatttttttaataaataatatttaataatttccaaaacatatcatgacagagaactttgaaaacaagaatagtggtaaagtttaacattaactttaaaattgaaattaaaattgcttatattGCTGATACCATAGCCAGTCTAAATTGTTTAGTGAAAATAGTAAAGGCAATTTCTCTTTAGATTATTACAATGATAAGAAAATCAGTCCTCTCAAAAAGTCTACACTATCAATAGATCTGGTCACTataactttgcatggatttttgtcttcCTATGAAACAGTTTCCTTATTAGTCGTTTCCCTACGAATTTGATTTGTTGCAAGCTTATCTTATTTgtttactttattttttttgcctttCTATTGTATTTTTCCCCAAGTTTTCTCAAAGGAGGCGTCAATTTTTGGTCGGGACACTTTGGAGACGGCAGCCAAAAGCACCTTATGCATCAAGAAGTTTCCGGAGAAGTCTTCAGTACTGGTACGGGTCTCCAAGGGTAGGAGACAGGTCTCCTGGTAACTATGCTTTTAACCTACGTTTTCTCATCCATTGGCAGGATGCTCTATTATTGAGCTATCGACACGCTTGGCGAGAGTGCATTTGGTTTAGGTGTGGGTCATTTTTCAACATCCCCTTGAGCCACATTGCAAGTGCTTGGGGATCCTAGCTTGCTTAAATTTTGTTGACTTGGTTTCTAATACCATGTTAAACTTTTAATGGACCATCTAGGAGTCCAACTTAAGACATTCATTTGCTATTGGGGTGCTTTACCATTGAGCCATCGACTCTTTGGTGAAAGGAAACTAGTTGATAGAATAATTCTTACACTAATCTATACAAAAGAGTGAATGTAAAAAATCTTTAAAACTTTTAACAATGAGAAATTCAAACGCACAttcaaataaacataaataaatattcaaaaaaGAATAAACTCATGAGACAACATATACGTAggaacccttttgggaaaaaattcATACTCCAAACACTTATCTCAATTATATAAGTCAACAACAACAATAGTTACAATACGATCTCATAGCTATGTTCTTTAGGAGTCTTCATACTATTATAGATTTCTAGAACAATTATGGCTACATAACGTCTCCAAAAAACTTCAACCTGTCATATAAAATGAGCTAAGGACCCACATATTTATAACCATAATCATTCCTGCAACATAAAGAATGGATATAAAACATGTCCAAACCTAACTCTCACACCTAGAAGTGAATAAGAGTTCAATATGACATGTTTTTTTGTGATTAGGACTTAGCGAAAATGGTAAATTACTAAACCATCACTTGTTAACTTATCCCAAATCTAAACTTTCTATGTCAAATCATCATGCCACATGCCTAACATGCATGAGAAATAGGCAACTGCAAAAAAAGAACTTCAAACCATAATAAAAATTGCAAAACAATACTCTTTTTTCCACATaggaaatcaccaaatcaatttccaCTCCAAAATGGAAATATATGATGACATCTTCCAAGTGGGTGCGAACTTCCTAGAAATAGGGATAATGCCATCCCATCACCTACCATGTAGGATGCATGCTAGCTCACCAAGAGGTCCCACAAAGTGAATGACAACTCAAGAAGTTAATAAATAACTCAGAATATAAATAATTATGTACACCCATTTTTAATTAATATCAAATAATCAATGTTAGgaatctaaggttgagacaccttaatccaaaCATTCTCCCACTCGTCAAAGACTTGTCAAAGGTTTATAACATCAACTTCTTAGGGTTCCAAGGCTCATGGAACTAGCACACCATCTAAAATTTTTAGTGCTCACTGGCTTTGTCAATGCATGTGCAAAATTTGTCAAAGTATTAACCTTTTCCAACTTCACCTTTCTATCTTCCACCATATTACAAACAAAATGaaactaaacatcaatgtgctttgtcctagcatgggAAATAGGATTCTTAGCTAAGCTAATGGCACTTTGACTATCACGACAGAGTGTAATTTTTCCTCCATCAAAACCAATATTAGAACACAATCTCTTAGGCCAAATGACTTCCTTACAAACATGAGTAACTACCATGTACTCTACTTTTGTAGTGGACAAAGAGACTGCGATCTGCCACTTATTTATCCAACTAATAGCACTATTGTACATCGTGAAAGCATATCCACTAGAGGATATTTTACTGTTAATTTATCACTATCCAATCGGAATCCACAAACCCACAAATACAAACTAAATGCTAAGGTCCGCTAGGATAGCCATGAAAACATAGGGAATACTTAGAAATACCCCACAAATATTTGAACACTCTGTTCATTGCATCCCATGTACCTGTCTAGGATGAGTCATAAACTGACTTAGAATGCCCATTGCTTGGGAAATGTTTGGCATAGTACAAACCATGACATACATCAAAAACTACCTACAACACTCGCATACGATACTCTTGTCATGTCCTCTATCTCAATAGGAGATTTTTGACAATCCTCAACTGATAACTTTGTTCCTTTCAAAACATGAACTACCAATGATTtccaagctgacatgttgaatctctCTGACACCAACCTCATATAATTGCTTTGGTTTAATCAAATTTTCATGCTATCTTTATGTCTATCTCTTCTAATCTCCATCCCAAGGATATACCTTGCTGCAcctaagtctttcatatcaaactgCACTAACAACTGAAACTTCAAATCTTAAAACATATTACCATTCCCCAAAAATAGCATATCATCTACATATAATGCAATTATGAGAATGCAACCATTCTCAGTTTTGAAATACACACAATGGTCAAATTTAGGTCTTTGAAATCCTAAACTCAAAACATAAgtgtcaaatttctggtaccacatcctaggagattgttttaaaccatacaaacatttcttcagcttacataccaaatgttctttaccttcAACCACAAAATGCTCTCATTGTGACATGTAAATCTCTTCTTCCAGATCACCATaaaggaatgttgtcttcacatccatatgCTCAATCTCTAAATCATACACTGCTACAAGTGATAACAAAAAATAAATGGATGCCAACTTTTCTATATGAGAGAAAATTTCACCAAAGTCAATTCCCTCCTTCTAAGAATGCTCTTTTGCAACCAATCATGCCTTATTCTTTTCAACACTACCATAAAGACCCAATTTTGTTTGACACCCATTTACAACTAACAAGTTTACATCCATTAGGCAAAAGGCACAAAATCTCAAGTATCATTTTACTTCAAAGCAACCATCTCTTCATCAATGGCTTTCAACTAGGAATACACATCATCCATAAAAATGCCTCTCTAacagtcctaggctcattagtGTTAGCAATCAAACATAAAAATACAATTTGAATTCAACAATAAATAATCAAACCTTTTCAACAATTAATATTTTAGGTTTTTGCCTATCATGAGTAGACCTCCTCAAttgttgaggttgaggttcttcatcttcttcagttCTTTTAGACATTCTtgggctctcctcatcatcaagtctaATAGGAGCCTGTAGTTCTTCTTTTGTCAATAAGTGGAACAAGAACTACCTCCTTTGTATAAGATAATGCATTGAGTGCTAGTATCTTTGGAAGTTTGAGAAACCCATTCTCTACTATATCTTCAGAGCTAAACAAAGTCTTTCATTGAGACAAATATTCATAATCCTTGTCATTAATTCAAGAATTTATAATTTATAAGACTTATATGACAAAATGCTAACATAATTtatttttatacaaaaaaaaaaaaaattgatcatataAAAACTTCCCTTCCATTATACACTTTGAAAAAttacataaaacaacaaaaataaaaataaaactaataaaatctcaaaaaaatagaATACATATTTTTACTTGAAACAAAAttgttgttatttaaaaaaaacaaaatatcCTCCTCTTATATCTTTTCAGGATTAAGGGCCGAGCATGGTCCGCTACAAAATTATTAAATATGATAAATCAAAATCTTAAAAAGGGGATGGAGGCAGATAAGCCCAAAGTAGTTGGAAATAAAAGTCTATTAAATGTAGTTGTGGCACATTTTTTGCTTAGTGAGAGGATAAAGGGAGAAGAAAATTACTATGGTAATTGTTATTAGTTATGTGCGcatgtgcatatacatacatacatatatatacatgtatatgtatatatatatatacatatacatatagatatattttatatgtaaatatatatatatatatatatatgtatatatatatatatatatatacatatatatatatatatatatacatatatatatatatatatatatacatatatatatatatatatatattgttgatgtgttttttatgcacaaaacatttcagaataaaataccaaggtaatttaccctctcttgaacaaaatcatttCAGATGCTaggaatgagatcaactaaaatgattccaaggtttctacatgtcaggtcttgacgagtgggtagctcaatggtcgatgtgatttgttgtgttcacttggggacttatgcaaatatttggattatcatgaatgatgcagaATAGGTGTGCTggcaacttaagatttatcaatatggctttggatttacttcttactaaaaaaatgggcaaaaggaatagggttcaggaagtctattctaagcctaggaatgtaggaaatgatgaatggatttagtggaatcaaaccaggcaaggtctcacaatcaggtattgacacaagcttagtgcaatcgtctaaggtatacttaaggattttcaggctatcaccatcaaatgttgacaccatccaagttgatgcttgtcaagggatgcgtaatagttgaagttaaacTTACTTaaattccaattgaccacacaaggcgcacttaccagcggcaagaggctagttgtatggactaaggattccacacaaatgaattcaacaaatcttccactcaatctaacatacatgaaaataaattctaatctaaattctaatctaacttggaggaattgagaaccatgaatgcaaagacaacatttgaagagcaaaatcaccaacaattgaacaatgattaggattcaaatagttgtagcatataccgacaattctacaaaaactctctcttacaaatgagagacaaggagacatatatagagtctcttacaaaatggatggcaaagattgatctaagatcaatggccgagatcatGCCAATAAAACCCTAGAatcaccctaattagggtttacatcaaaaatggtgccaccaacatatggcccaatgaaaagatacctagtcatcaaataaggAATCTTCtggaagattcctccctgcatctctctctctcctagcatacttcAAGAATCtggccaatactgaatctaactcctccatggaaatgctaggaaaggtatcttgttgtaaatcaatcacgtctagtgaatccgagcaagcattcaaagtgttctcccattatgacatgagcttctgcgaactatgaacatgaatcaacaaagagaccaagtcatctatctgactcttcttcaaagagtccaactgacaaaataacataaatttcatcttgtctcttaattcggctaagtgtaaaccactagcatcactaacatcaacacccaataattcctcaatcgaggcaaggatcttcatctgaatgtcctgaattaatccttccatctccatacaaattgactgggcattctcataagttgatttcttcacggccaATGAATAATACCAGTTATGTAAATCATatttgtctccactgtgcacaatattctcactgaccaaggtggaattaggaatcctcTTCAAATCCTCGAGGCAtggaatagtcttgtcttggaTAGGccgaaattcttcccaaactccctccaaatacttgATTCTGAATATGAGCCctattgtcctatcatatgcatggacaaactgagtaaggaaatcatctgccttcTTTCTTgcgctctcaatccacttttccaccttcgagagtgtacctctcgctacctcactgtgtgaatgcattccatggtcaactgcaataggggaaataagggtgggatctccacgccttgtccctgcaatatattCTCTAAGTCtaatattctcttctctgtacctttctttcTCCACAATCTCTCTATCTAACCTTGCATCAattgccttgaggttttcaccaacgtcctgaaattcttgctttctggatgtatgaccaagggcaactgaagtgatctagaaatccataggagtagcaatgtccgttgTCATGCCtacaataggaacaacaatctgtgCAATCCgtattcctgtctcatctctagctatgtgtgacaaaatctccactctcttgggctccttctccttagcactcctagctaggtagtcatcaatatcatcaataggttgtacctctatcatttgtttacttttctccatacttctcatcaacaATTCAGGAATAGTggtcatctccataccatcatcgagacatatttctcgatcaagtcctctcaatgtcgagataacatcctcaatatcatcaagattatttctggtccaatcatatacctcatttcccaaactaacttccaaaaggacagtaggggattccggctgatcatcattctcattaggAGGTGCAGATGTTGCTGTGGCATGAAATTCTTGGTATTccttggtagtatcactgtgttggaacactgctgagtctccttgttctgttatgttacttcaatcacttcgattgatgagacactggaagggggtgaaggaatgataagtggaggaatgctaatattttgtttcttcttcacctcctcaatcttcttccctctggccttgacttctcctgacatgttcttccttctcttgggagcttgactctcttcgtctgcatgaatcctgacatcactgatagtcctctgatcatcctcggaagtagactcttccgacttcatcctttcataagtgaagggaacaccca
This window harbors:
- the LOC131046128 gene encoding bZIP transcription factor 11-like — translated: MVLPSNLIVPNSTKGVSASTNPKTSSSGRVITQQSSGSEKDPNQIIDKRKHKRMIANRESARKPRLRKQQHLDELNTDADYFRAENNMLFTKLNIVSHNYMQLQEENSLLRSHAMDLSHKLQSLNIKMQWEGVMHGLDLTSSDGFVHPIPMDMKSWYL